Proteins co-encoded in one Bacillus sp. FSL H8-0547 genomic window:
- a CDS encoding KH domain-containing protein, producing MIELIESIVKPLVDHPEDVSVVENECEHQIVYELTLHQDDIGKVIGKHGRIAKAIRTVVYAAGSSSKKRVQLEIND from the coding sequence ATGATAGAGTTAATCGAGTCGATCGTTAAGCCGCTTGTTGACCATCCTGAAGATGTGTCTGTTGTAGAAAATGAATGTGAACATCAAATTGTCTACGAATTAACCTTACATCAAGATGATATCGGCAAGGTAATCGGAAAGCACGGACGGATAGCGAAAGCGATTCGGACTGTTGTTTATGCAGCAGGATCCAGCTCTAAAAAGAGAGTTCAGCTTGAAATTAATGATTAA
- the rpsP gene encoding 30S ribosomal protein S16: protein MAVKIRLKRMGANKSPFYRIVVADSRSPRDGRFIETVGTYNPVANPAIVEINEELALKWMQNGAKPSDTVRNLFSNQGIMEKFHNAKHSK, encoded by the coding sequence ATGGCAGTAAAAATTCGTTTAAAACGCATGGGAGCTAATAAATCTCCTTTCTATCGTATCGTAGTTGCAGACTCTCGTTCTCCTCGTGACGGACGTTTCATCGAAACAGTTGGAACGTACAACCCGGTTGCAAACCCTGCAATCGTTGAGATCAATGAAGAGCTTGCTCTTAAGTGGATGCAAAATGGTGCAAAACCATCTGACACAGTCCGCAACTTGTTCTCAAACCAAGGCATTATGGAAAAATTCCATAACGCTAAGCACAGCAAATAA
- a CDS encoding YlqD family protein, with protein sequence MEIFQTVTVKQILTAASKEQLMKTFKQTKQQLEREIDQLSFQLKKKEKTIQTEEMRKQYQREISRRMDKIKIADFQLQQLETLPLGSEMKEKEMNALVDINIGDRWDELVKERTIVIKDGIVVEIR encoded by the coding sequence ATGGAGATCTTCCAGACGGTAACGGTCAAACAGATCCTGACAGCAGCAAGCAAAGAGCAGCTTATGAAAACATTTAAACAAACGAAACAGCAGCTTGAAAGGGAAATTGATCAGCTTTCCTTTCAATTGAAGAAAAAAGAAAAAACCATTCAGACGGAAGAGATGAGAAAACAGTATCAGCGCGAGATCTCAAGAAGGATGGACAAAATAAAAATAGCTGACTTTCAGCTGCAGCAGCTTGAAACTCTCCCTCTCGGAAGCGAAATGAAAGAAAAAGAAATGAATGCACTTGTCGATATTAACATCGGCGACCGCTGGGATGAGCTTGTGAAAGAAAGAACCATCGTGATAAAAGACGGCATCGTCGTCGAAATACGCTAG